The following proteins come from a genomic window of Campylobacter concisus:
- a CDS encoding 4Fe-4S dicluster domain-containing protein, with translation MQNQKNRRAFLKSMVVVAAGAGAASSGFAFKSEESVKKPHFGMIFDQNKCVGCTDCEIACRKVNLVPKGQMRLFIEDKTNPKNLLDKRFVRVSCQQCVDAPCVAVCPTKACHKDEKTGIQTTNIDDCIACKYCIVACPYDVRYIDKVTHSAQSCNFCIDTNLKDEKEPACVEACRYEAIVFGDLNDENSHISKLLAVKDSIRLRAELGTKPSLRYIPKVKMGV, from the coding sequence ATGCAAAATCAAAAAAATAGAAGAGCCTTTTTAAAAAGCATGGTAGTTGTGGCTGCTGGTGCTGGTGCGGCAAGTAGTGGTTTTGCTTTTAAGAGTGAAGAAAGTGTAAAAAAACCACACTTTGGTATGATATTTGACCAAAATAAATGTGTTGGCTGTACAGACTGCGAGATAGCTTGCAGAAAGGTAAATTTAGTCCCGAAAGGACAGATGAGACTTTTTATAGAAGATAAGACTAATCCTAAAAATTTATTAGATAAAAGATTTGTAAGAGTGTCTTGTCAGCAGTGCGTCGATGCGCCTTGTGTAGCTGTTTGTCCGACCAAGGCTTGTCATAAAGACGAAAAAACTGGCATACAAACTACAAATATAGATGATTGTATCGCCTGTAAATACTGCATCGTAGCCTGTCCATATGATGTGAGATATATCGATAAGGTTACGCACTCAGCTCAAAGCTGTAACTTTTGCATAGATACAAATTTAAAGGACGAAAAAGAGCCAGCTTGCGTAGAAGCTTGTAGATATGAGGCGATCGTCTTTGGTGATCTTAACGATGAAAATTCGCACATCAGTAAGCTACTAGCCGTAAAAGATAGCATAAGGCTAAGAGCAGAGCTTGGCACAAAACCAAGCCTTAGATATATTCCTAAAGTAAAAATGGGGGTGTAA
- the ccsA gene encoding cytochrome c biogenesis protein, producing the protein MRILNIYRLSLILLFILAFGAGLATFLENFYDTQTARVLVYEALWYECVMFACTICLAISIVKTKMYKKIGAFLIHLAFIIIFIGAALTRYFGEEGVMHLRALQSSNVMQSVKPYLRVEMLGENFSYPLKLSLFGENDFEFKNFIDGKEFIINLLGYKKDEKNAPATLSLEISFNGEKKSIKLKGGAGYELEPSVLSFGGQEVKFYFSSKALKLPFSLKLDEFILERYAGLNSPSSYKSKVSIAGSKYDISLNNPLTIDGYKIFQSSYDPDELGSAFEISRDPGKIPTYIGYFLLCVGFVANLFSKKSRFFRLLNFIKGSQIAFLAILLLNATPNFANENNKNLDAHASKFAKILTQADNRIAPASSYSRAVISKISTKTTLFGLSSEELMLSFAISPKEWMDKRIVKITSERVGELLGVNEKFASFNDVFNENGEYKLAKFVEAANEKSASKRDKFDNDVIKFDERLNVLYLALKGEMLKFIPAKNGDKLTWLGVNEAFGSSEISSEFKSVLGAYIENLSLCVKSGECKEADKSLEKISSYQRSTLGSLAPSEAKASIEVLYNQMEIFKFLIYFYMILGLVSLALGFYRLFSGKKFRFESALSLAFYFGFAVHLLNLALRAYISGHAPWSDAYESLVYISLASVLAGVLFFKHQSFALGAASLFASVSLLVAHLNFINPQITNLVPVLKSFWLSVHVSVITASYGFLGFSFVLGLLGLLLMAIKNQKNEQKLSEQIRYLAATNELSLIIGLSLLTIGNFLGGVWANESWGRYWGWDSKESWSYITIIIYAIVLHLRFIPRLKNIFTFLVASVLSFGSVIFTYFGVNFYLSGLHSYANGDGFSVSNLLYLILMLLALLIAFAYRGKDIKEI; encoded by the coding sequence ATGAGAATTTTAAATATCTACCGCTTGTCTTTGATATTATTATTTATCCTTGCTTTTGGTGCAGGACTTGCGACCTTTTTAGAAAATTTTTATGACACACAAACGGCCAGAGTGCTTGTTTACGAAGCGCTTTGGTACGAGTGTGTTATGTTTGCTTGCACTATTTGTTTAGCCATTAGTATCGTAAAAACCAAGATGTATAAAAAAATTGGCGCATTTTTGATACATCTTGCTTTTATCATTATCTTCATCGGAGCTGCGCTTACAAGGTATTTTGGCGAAGAGGGCGTTATGCATCTTAGAGCTCTGCAAAGCTCAAACGTAATGCAAAGCGTCAAGCCTTATCTTAGAGTCGAAATGCTTGGAGAAAATTTTAGTTATCCATTAAAATTAAGCTTATTTGGTGAAAACGACTTTGAGTTTAAAAATTTTATAGATGGCAAGGAATTTATAATTAACTTGCTTGGATATAAAAAAGATGAGAAAAACGCTCCTGCTACGCTTAGTTTAGAGATAAGTTTTAACGGCGAAAAAAAGAGTATTAAACTAAAAGGCGGAGCCGGATATGAGCTAGAGCCAAGTGTGCTAAGTTTTGGTGGGCAAGAGGTGAAATTTTACTTTAGCTCAAAGGCTTTAAAATTACCATTTTCATTAAAGCTTGATGAGTTCATTTTGGAGCGATATGCAGGGCTAAATAGTCCATCATCTTATAAAAGCAAAGTAAGTATCGCTGGCAGTAAGTACGATATCTCGCTAAATAATCCACTAACGATTGATGGCTATAAAATTTTTCAGTCTTCATACGATCCTGACGAGCTTGGAAGCGCTTTTGAGATCAGCCGTGATCCTGGTAAGATCCCAACTTATATCGGATATTTCTTGCTTTGCGTTGGCTTTGTGGCAAATTTGTTTAGCAAAAAGAGCAGATTTTTTAGGCTACTAAATTTCATAAAAGGTTCGCAAATCGCATTTTTGGCTATTTTGCTTTTAAATGCTACTCCAAATTTTGCTAATGAAAATAATAAAAATTTAGACGCTCATGCAAGCAAATTTGCCAAAATTTTAACTCAAGCTGATAACAGAATCGCTCCAGCTAGCTCTTACTCAAGAGCTGTGATAAGTAAAATTTCAACCAAAACTACGCTATTTGGGCTTAGCAGCGAGGAGCTAATGCTCTCTTTTGCCATCTCGCCAAAAGAGTGGATGGATAAAAGGATAGTAAAGATCACAAGCGAGCGTGTGGGCGAGCTTTTGGGAGTTAATGAAAAATTTGCTAGTTTTAACGATGTCTTTAACGAAAATGGCGAGTATAAGCTGGCTAAATTTGTAGAAGCTGCAAATGAAAAATCCGCCTCAAAAAGAGATAAATTTGACAACGACGTTATAAAATTTGACGAGAGATTAAATGTCTTATATCTTGCGCTAAAGGGCGAGATGCTTAAATTTATCCCAGCTAAAAATGGCGATAAATTAACATGGCTAGGCGTAAATGAAGCTTTTGGCTCAAGCGAAATTTCAAGCGAGTTTAAAAGCGTTTTAGGCGCTTATATAGAAAATTTAAGCCTTTGCGTAAAAAGTGGTGAGTGTAAAGAAGCTGATAAGAGTTTGGAGAAAATTTCAAGCTATCAAAGAAGCACTCTAGGCTCTCTTGCGCCAAGCGAGGCAAAGGCCAGCATTGAAGTGCTTTATAACCAAATGGAAATTTTTAAATTTCTTATATATTTTTACATGATTCTTGGATTAGTTTCGCTCGCTCTTGGCTTTTATAGGCTATTTTCTGGAAAGAAATTTAGATTTGAAAGCGCATTAAGCCTTGCATTTTATTTTGGCTTTGCGGTGCATTTGCTAAATTTAGCTCTTCGTGCTTATATCTCAGGGCATGCACCTTGGAGTGATGCCTATGAGAGCTTAGTGTATATCTCGCTTGCAAGTGTACTAGCTGGAGTTTTATTTTTTAAACATCAAAGCTTTGCTCTTGGAGCTGCTTCACTTTTTGCAAGTGTGAGCTTGCTGGTCGCTCATCTAAATTTTATAAATCCACAAATAACAAATCTAGTCCCAGTTTTAAAGTCATTTTGGCTTAGTGTGCATGTAAGTGTCATCACGGCAAGCTATGGCTTTTTAGGCTTTAGTTTTGTGCTCGGGCTTCTTGGGCTTCTTTTAATGGCTATAAAAAATCAAAAAAACGAGCAAAAGCTCAGCGAGCAGATAAGATACCTCGCCGCAACTAATGAGCTAAGCCTCATCATAGGACTTAGCTTGCTAACTATTGGAAATTTTCTTGGTGGCGTCTGGGCGAATGAGAGCTGGGGTAGATACTGGGGCTGGGACAGCAAAGAGAGCTGGTCGTACATTACGATAATTATTTATGCTATTGTGCTTCATTTAAGATTTATCCCAAGATTAAAAAATATTTTTACCTTTTTAGTAGCTAGCGTGCTCTCTTTTGGTTCAGTTATTTTTACCTATTTTGGTGTAAATTTCTATCTAAGCGGACTTCACTCATACGCAAATGGCGATGGATTTAGCGTTTCAAATTTGCTTTATTTGATTTTAATGCTCTTAGCTTTGCTAATCGCCTTTGCTTATAGAGGCAAGGATATAAAAGAGATTTAG
- the nrfD gene encoding NrfD/PsrC family molybdoenzyme membrane anchor subunit yields the protein MDGALNFTATFSHGVEWGWPIAVYLLLAGMSGGALIAAILLKHYKKQESFSSFFKAASLLAFVSIMLGMVCLIADLEKPLLFWKILINYNFTSVMSIGVAGLCVFIPLSFLMCLYAFNDEISNFLAKSLKSFSALFALIMKILIPLYPFLSRICLIFAVIICAYTGFLISVLIRFPLLNTAVLPALFIASGLSAGISGSSLVAAALFKEDPHSSDLHSLHSVEFSVLGAEILLILMLFVSLLLGSSYQQNAAVAFYSGVWANFFWLGVVLVGFIVPFVLNFAFGKKVASLKFSFYISSLAAVIGVLLLRVFILYAGQTYSI from the coding sequence ATGGATGGTGCATTAAATTTTACTGCAACATTTTCGCATGGAGTAGAGTGGGGCTGGCCGATCGCTGTTTATCTTTTGCTAGCTGGTATGAGTGGTGGAGCGCTAATCGCTGCCATACTCTTAAAACACTATAAAAAGCAAGAGAGCTTTAGCTCATTTTTCAAGGCTGCTTCGCTTTTAGCATTTGTTAGCATCATGCTTGGTATGGTTTGCTTGATAGCTGATCTTGAAAAGCCGCTTTTATTTTGGAAAATTTTGATTAATTATAATTTCACATCAGTTATGTCTATCGGTGTTGCTGGACTTTGTGTATTTATACCGCTTAGCTTTTTGATGTGCCTTTATGCATTTAATGATGAGATTTCAAATTTCTTAGCCAAAAGTTTAAAATCCTTTAGCGCTCTTTTTGCATTAATAATGAAAATTTTAATACCGCTTTATCCATTTTTAAGTCGTATTTGTCTTATTTTTGCTGTAATAATTTGTGCTTATACTGGATTTTTGATCTCAGTTTTGATTAGATTTCCACTCTTAAACACAGCTGTGCTTCCAGCTTTATTTATAGCTTCAGGACTAAGTGCTGGCATAAGTGGCAGTAGCTTGGTCGCAGCAGCTTTATTTAAAGAAGATCCACATTCAAGCGACCTTCATTCGCTTCACAGCGTAGAATTTAGCGTTTTGGGAGCTGAAATTTTACTCATTTTAATGCTTTTTGTATCGCTTTTACTTGGTTCAAGTTATCAGCAAAATGCAGCTGTTGCTTTTTATAGCGGTGTTTGGGCAAATTTCTTTTGGCTTGGTGTTGTGCTAGTTGGTTTTATTGTGCCTTTTGTTTTAAATTTTGCATTTGGCAAAAAAGTAGCTAGTCTAAAATTTAGCTTTTATATCAGTTCATTAGCGGCTGTTATCGGTGTTTTACTGCTTAGGGTGTTTATACTTTATGCGGGACAAACTTATAGCATTTAA
- a CDS encoding SEL1-like repeat protein: MKKSLVLLFACLGLLNAGYIKEALSAKDDHNKLAQIYEDACDKEKKASGCYNLAVLYSRGDGNVKKDEAKAAMLYEKACDQNFSMACSNLGYAYEKGKGVEKDLEKAVKFYEKACKDNEGCTELGLLYANGTGVTKDLKKAKELYEKACKAGDGIGCSNLGYLYAQGEGVEKDYAKAKANYEMACANEAGIGCDNLGFLYVYAQGVDQNLTKATKLYEQACIYGYEKGCNNYAIMLAEGKGVKEDVEKAREIFTRSCKNGLKEACENLEILGKH, translated from the coding sequence ATGAAAAAGAGTTTAGTTTTATTGTTTGCTTGTTTGGGACTATTGAATGCTGGCTATATCAAAGAGGCTTTAAGCGCAAAAGACGATCACAACAAGCTAGCACAAATTTATGAAGATGCTTGCGATAAAGAGAAAAAGGCATCAGGATGCTACAATCTAGCTGTGCTTTACAGCAGAGGCGATGGCAACGTCAAAAAGGACGAAGCAAAGGCAGCAATGCTTTATGAAAAAGCTTGTGATCAAAATTTCTCTATGGCCTGCAGTAATCTTGGCTACGCCTATGAAAAAGGTAAAGGCGTGGAGAAAGACCTAGAAAAAGCAGTGAAATTTTATGAAAAAGCCTGCAAAGACAACGAGGGTTGCACGGAGCTTGGCTTGCTTTATGCAAATGGCACCGGAGTGACAAAGGATCTTAAAAAGGCAAAAGAGCTTTACGAAAAGGCTTGCAAGGCAGGGGACGGCATAGGATGTAGCAACCTTGGCTACCTATATGCGCAGGGCGAAGGCGTCGAGAAAGACTATGCAAAAGCCAAAGCAAACTACGAAATGGCTTGTGCAAACGAAGCTGGCATAGGGTGTGATAATCTTGGCTTTTTATATGTTTATGCACAAGGAGTTGATCAAAACCTTACAAAAGCCACAAAGCTTTACGAGCAAGCGTGTATATATGGATATGAAAAGGGCTGCAACAACTACGCTATCATGCTAGCTGAAGGCAAAGGCGTAAAAGAAGATGTAGAGAAAGCACGTGAAATTTTTACTAGAAGCTGCAAAAATGGCCTAAAAGAAGCGTGCGAGAATTTAGAAATTTTAGGAAAGCATTGA
- a CDS encoding FKBP-type peptidyl-prolyl cis-trans isomerase: MKNKVLKFTLLLSLSASGLLANVDLNESYAMGATSGGYVLKGLIEQKQIGISYDAEAVIKGFSDALKGELKLSDDEIAKLLNKRAENLDKIVKEKEAAVLKENLKQGKAFMDKNAKNKNVKTTKSKLQYEILKSSKKGATPKQESIIIANYKASFIDGKVFDETKEAPAHLSMLNLIPGLEEGLMLMKEGDKFKFVIPPELAYGDSGMEGIPGGETIVFEIELVKVLKPGELAEAAKKIHEKELNEGIKKPH, translated from the coding sequence ATGAAAAATAAGGTTTTAAAATTTACACTACTTCTTAGTTTAAGTGCTTCTGGTTTGCTTGCAAATGTAGATTTAAATGAGTCTTATGCCATGGGAGCAACAAGTGGTGGATATGTTTTAAAAGGGTTAATTGAACAAAAACAAATAGGCATTAGCTACGATGCTGAGGCCGTTATCAAAGGTTTTAGTGATGCACTAAAAGGAGAGCTAAAACTAAGCGATGATGAGATAGCAAAGCTACTAAACAAAAGAGCTGAAAATTTAGACAAGATAGTAAAAGAAAAAGAAGCTGCCGTACTTAAAGAGAATTTAAAGCAGGGCAAGGCTTTTATGGATAAAAATGCAAAAAATAAAAATGTAAAAACGACAAAATCAAAATTGCAATATGAAATTTTAAAATCAAGCAAAAAGGGAGCGACTCCAAAACAAGAGAGTATCATCATAGCAAACTACAAAGCTAGCTTTATCGATGGTAAGGTCTTTGATGAGACAAAAGAGGCTCCAGCTCATCTTTCTATGCTAAATTTGATCCCAGGTCTTGAAGAGGGCTTAATGCTCATGAAAGAGGGCGATAAGTTTAAATTTGTTATCCCGCCAGAACTTGCGTATGGCGATAGCGGCATGGAGGGCATACCTGGAGGCGAGACTATCGTTTTTGAGATAGAGCTTGTTAAGGTCTTAAAGCCAGGTGAGTTAGCCGAGGCTGCAAAGAAAATTCACGAAAAAGAACTAAATGAGGGCATCAAAAAGCCTCATTAA
- a CDS encoding DUF3365 domain-containing protein, which produces MKYKFQLIVSVFIFVYLLISALVLNFYNNLAMKDAKREAYYVLESINSVREYIAGVQRPLIEQLKHDGIIKEDFFDERLLSSSYISREIYNIQKKKYNLDFDYKLVAIAPLNKAHEPNEFEAQVLRGFKENQFTEFSRIIKDENGSQLFVGLPIKNQNASCLVCHNSENAPKQMLKRYEMPSGQIPEASEMVAMLSFKIPLRAIFSYHLKEVVIIMSAIAFVFGIFLLLVYKMHRRGEESKRQTEQLMIHQSRLASMGEMIGNISHQWKQPLAQISSALINLELYQERKKLDEAKIYEFIEETSKQINFMSETVDDFKNFFKPNTLKREFSVEEVVNQTIKILNASLKKYQIEIEIDIRENFTIFANFNEIIQILINIINNAKDAFKQSYVKPRVIKIYTFIKDNRKNLCVQNNAGAIKASFLKVIFEPHFSTKESGSGLGLYMSRLIASKNNALIFARNVDENSITFTISFENL; this is translated from the coding sequence GTGAAATATAAATTTCAGCTAATCGTTAGTGTTTTTATCTTTGTTTATCTCTTAATATCCGCACTTGTTTTAAATTTTTATAATAATCTTGCAATGAAAGATGCTAAAAGAGAGGCGTACTATGTCCTTGAGAGTATAAATTCTGTAAGAGAATATATAGCAGGCGTTCAGCGTCCGCTAATAGAGCAGCTAAAGCATGATGGCATTATAAAAGAGGATTTTTTTGACGAGAGATTGCTTTCATCTTCATATATAAGCCGTGAAATTTATAATATCCAAAAGAAAAAATACAATCTTGACTTTGACTATAAACTAGTCGCAATAGCACCTTTAAATAAAGCCCATGAGCCAAACGAATTTGAAGCGCAGGTATTAAGAGGCTTTAAAGAGAATCAATTTACCGAATTTTCAAGGATTATAAAAGATGAAAATGGCTCGCAGCTTTTTGTAGGACTGCCTATAAAAAATCAAAATGCGTCTTGCCTAGTTTGCCACAATAGTGAAAATGCTCCAAAACAGATGTTGAAGCGTTACGAAATGCCAAGTGGGCAAATTCCTGAGGCAAGTGAAATGGTAGCAATGCTATCTTTTAAAATCCCACTACGTGCTATTTTTTCTTACCATTTAAAAGAAGTTGTAATTATAATGAGCGCGATAGCCTTTGTATTTGGGATATTTTTGCTACTTGTTTATAAGATGCATAGGCGTGGCGAAGAGAGCAAAAGACAGACCGAACAGCTAATGATACATCAAAGCCGCCTAGCCTCAATGGGCGAGATGATAGGCAATATCTCACATCAGTGGAAGCAACCTTTAGCTCAAATCAGCTCAGCTTTAATAAATTTAGAACTCTATCAGGAGCGAAAAAAGCTTGATGAAGCAAAAATTTATGAGTTTATAGAAGAGACTAGCAAACAGATAAATTTTATGTCTGAAACGGTTGATGATTTTAAAAACTTTTTTAAGCCAAATACTTTAAAAAGAGAGTTTAGCGTAGAGGAAGTAGTAAATCAGACTATAAAAATTCTAAACGCCTCACTTAAAAAATATCAAATCGAAATAGAGATCGATATAAGAGAAAATTTTACGATTTTTGCAAATTTTAATGAAATAATCCAAATTTTAATAAATATTATAAATAACGCAAAAGATGCATTTAAACAAAGCTATGTAAAGCCAAGAGTAATAAAAATTTATACTTTCATAAAAGATAATCGTAAAAATTTATGCGTTCAAAATAATGCAGGAGCGATAAAAGCTTCGTTTTTAAAAGTTATCTTTGAGCCACACTTTAGCACAAAAGAGTCTGGCAGCGGGCTTGGTTTATATATGAGCCGGTTAATCGCTAGTAAAAATAACGCTCTAATCTTTGCTAGAAATGTAGATGAAAATAGTATTACATTTACAATTAGTTTCGAAAATTTATAA
- a CDS encoding response regulator transcription factor has protein sequence MQEYDILDVLSNKKVLCLEDEEAILKNICASLELFFAEVNGVTDGYDALELAMSDAYDVLVLDISVPNIDGLEIAKKVRTINQKIPIVILSSHVEQEYLWRAVELKITRYLVKPYDKKSFIKALEDVALELVGHKPTLRLNDELEYDFGKKVLYINGEISHLSKSESRLLEYFLNNKNQTITYEQIFDYIWEYEQPSKEAIKTIVKELRRKLGKDVIKNLYGVGYLCEI, from the coding sequence ATGCAAGAATATGATATTTTAGACGTTTTATCAAACAAAAAGGTCCTTTGCCTTGAAGATGAAGAGGCGATTTTAAAAAATATTTGTGCTTCTTTGGAACTATTTTTTGCCGAAGTAAATGGCGTAACAGATGGCTATGATGCACTTGAGCTAGCGATGAGCGATGCTTATGATGTTTTGGTGCTTGATATAAGCGTGCCAAATATCGATGGTCTAGAGATCGCTAAAAAAGTAAGAACCATAAATCAAAAAATTCCTATCGTGATCTTATCAAGCCACGTCGAGCAAGAGTATTTGTGGAGAGCAGTTGAGCTAAAGATCACAAGGTATCTTGTAAAGCCATATGATAAAAAGTCATTTATAAAAGCCCTAGAAGACGTTGCTTTAGAGCTTGTTGGACACAAGCCGACTCTTAGGCTAAATGATGAATTAGAATACGATTTTGGCAAAAAAGTACTTTATATAAATGGTGAAATTTCTCATCTAAGTAAGAGTGAAAGTAGACTTTTAGAGTATTTTTTAAACAACAAAAATCAAACTATAACTTATGAACAAATTTTTGATTATATTTGGGAGTATGAGCAGCCAAGCAAAGAGGCGATAAAGACGATCGTAAAAGAGCTTAGAAGGAAGCTTGGCAAAGATGTGATTAAAAATTTATACGGTGTAGGTTATCTTTGTGAAATATAA
- a CDS encoding multiheme c-type cytochrome — MRNLQKALAGLLMGVSIFASQACCEEHNMQMSDKARDVIANPKGTLQSRGVISLQDYVVEEQEMYNWLFKNHPIFTKYGGKTVGKMVVHDRGLEWLAEGHGFDMSKLSKRDGGKGYSSMMYRIPATSSLQFPNKFVGPEKCGECHPAQYEVWSRSRHATTMRFPGEHPEVNNNLTEPVFDKDTASILPKGITPDVIYATVGHLRTKMGYVDAWLLRGTYYVEGGLLRDGTGQIVAGGNQWQRTWALNLDDATVKKIKELVPEFPGTLEEYGDNGGYVRGLASYAAKHKKSMFFQANSSYCEVCHPVKFDFKSKAEFYAALGNAKELQKHTISKGVSCEECHGAGGHLDGATNFRTSNCERCHQRFNFSPDLMRANPLNNGKLDLSLSSKFKSMGPGCGSEGSQSYFTAHYDKGMRCVTCHDPHDNTGPVVGDKSVTGMNYNSEQGYLSSFYTKPKIRKECKDCHETQAYIASKADTHKDNTCASCHMPFMMSCENFYAVQFQDNAGFDTQRRSHIWKIMVDPKEKSLVPGDAAKGPRDTKDWHFERDKNGHNYVDLMWACARTSWADKDMKDTKGCHSPVLSELKPTLHFKNQKQVYDEVMGWQTPVKNEFSEVKIGIEGLYSLLETKKLDASDKVRVYELIQNAQEIIDMVEKDGSWGMHGFKFTKQKLDASKEYIKEAQRILNKNL, encoded by the coding sequence ATGAGAAATCTACAAAAAGCCTTAGCTGGTTTGCTCATGGGTGTTAGCATCTTCGCTTCACAAGCCTGTTGCGAAGAGCATAATATGCAGATGTCCGATAAAGCACGTGATGTTATCGCAAATCCTAAAGGCACGCTGCAAAGTAGAGGTGTTATCTCCTTGCAAGACTACGTTGTAGAAGAGCAAGAGATGTATAACTGGTTATTTAAAAACCACCCTATTTTTACAAAGTATGGTGGTAAAACCGTCGGTAAAATGGTCGTTCACGATCGTGGCTTAGAGTGGCTTGCCGAGGGACATGGCTTTGATATGTCAAAGCTTAGTAAAAGAGATGGCGGTAAGGGCTATAGCTCTATGATGTATAGAATTCCAGCCACTTCATCGCTTCAGTTTCCTAATAAATTTGTAGGACCAGAAAAGTGCGGTGAGTGTCACCCAGCTCAGTATGAAGTGTGGAGCAGATCTCGCCACGCAACTACTATGCGTTTCCCTGGCGAACACCCAGAGGTTAATAACAACCTAACTGAGCCAGTATTTGACAAAGATACGGCTTCTATCCTTCCAAAAGGTATCACTCCAGATGTTATCTACGCAACTGTTGGTCACTTAAGAACCAAAATGGGCTACGTTGATGCGTGGCTACTTCGTGGTACTTACTATGTTGAGGGTGGTTTGCTAAGAGATGGTACAGGTCAGATCGTAGCTGGTGGTAACCAATGGCAAAGAACATGGGCGTTAAATTTAGACGACGCAACTGTTAAGAAAATCAAAGAGCTTGTTCCAGAATTTCCTGGCACTCTTGAAGAGTACGGCGACAATGGCGGATATGTCAGAGGTCTAGCTTCATACGCTGCAAAACACAAAAAGTCAATGTTCTTCCAAGCAAACTCATCATATTGTGAAGTTTGTCACCCAGTTAAATTTGATTTCAAATCAAAAGCAGAATTTTACGCAGCACTTGGTAATGCTAAAGAGCTTCAAAAACACACTATCTCAAAAGGCGTAAGCTGTGAGGAGTGCCACGGAGCTGGCGGTCACCTTGATGGAGCTACAAATTTTAGAACATCAAACTGCGAACGCTGCCACCAAAGATTTAACTTTAGCCCAGATTTAATGCGAGCTAATCCGCTTAACAACGGCAAGCTTGATCTTTCTTTAAGCTCTAAATTTAAATCAATGGGACCAGGATGCGGATCTGAGGGTTCACAATCATACTTTACGGCTCACTATGATAAAGGTATGAGATGTGTTACTTGCCACGATCCACACGATAACACAGGCCCAGTTGTAGGCGATAAGAGCGTAACTGGTATGAACTATAACTCAGAACAAGGTTATCTAAGCTCATTCTATACTAAACCAAAAATTAGAAAAGAGTGTAAAGATTGCCACGAGACTCAAGCATATATCGCATCTAAAGCAGATACTCACAAAGACAACACTTGTGCATCTTGCCACATGCCATTTATGATGAGTTGTGAGAATTTCTACGCTGTTCAGTTCCAAGACAACGCTGGCTTTGATACTCAAAGAAGATCTCACATCTGGAAGATCATGGTTGATCCAAAAGAGAAATCTCTAGTACCAGGCGATGCTGCTAAAGGTCCAAGAGATACTAAAGATTGGCACTTTGAGAGAGATAAAAATGGTCACAACTACGTTGACTTAATGTGGGCATGCGCTAGAACATCTTGGGCTGATAAAGATATGAAAGATACCAAAGGCTGCCACAGCCCAGTACTATCTGAGCTAAAACCAACACTTCACTTCAAAAACCAAAAACAAGTTTATGATGAAGTCATGGGATGGCAAACTCCAGTTAAGAATGAATTCTCTGAAGTTAAGATTGGTATTGAAGGACTTTACTCACTACTTGAGACTAAAAAACTTGATGCAAGTGATAAAGTAAGAGTTTATGAGCTTATCCAAAATGCTCAAGAGATCATCGATATGGTTGAAAAAGATGGTTCGTGGGGTATGCACGGATTTAAATTTACTAAACAAAAACTCGATGCATCAAAAGAGTATATAAAAGAAGCTCAAAGAATTTTGAATAAAAATTTATAG
- the pyrE gene encoding orotate phosphoribosyltransferase, which produces MDLEKIYKEAGAYLEGHFLLSSGNHSQFYLQSAKVLEDPALAGKLADELGRVIEKFGIKFDSVCSPALGGILAGYELARAANKRFIFTERVEKVMSLRRGFEVKKGEKFIVCEDIITTGGSALEAAHVIESLGGEVVGFAALANRGFCKVTNLDNEAKPNAKLPSDKPFFALGNFEFEIYEPEHCPLCKNGSKAIKPGSRGN; this is translated from the coding sequence ATGGATTTAGAGAAAATTTATAAAGAGGCTGGGGCATATTTAGAGGGGCATTTTTTACTAAGCAGTGGCAATCACTCGCAGTTTTATCTTCAAAGTGCAAAGGTGCTTGAAGACCCAGCTTTGGCTGGAAAGCTAGCTGATGAGCTTGGCCGTGTGATAGAGAAATTTGGCATTAAATTTGATAGCGTTTGCTCGCCCGCACTTGGAGGAATTTTAGCTGGCTATGAGCTAGCTCGCGCGGCAAATAAGCGTTTTATATTTACAGAGCGAGTTGAAAAGGTAATGAGTCTTAGGCGCGGTTTTGAGGTGAAAAAAGGCGAGAAATTTATCGTTTGTGAAGATATCATCACGACTGGCGGCTCGGCACTTGAAGCAGCGCACGTAATAGAGAGCCTTGGCGGCGAGGTAGTTGGCTTTGCAGCGCTTGCAAACCGTGGCTTTTGTAAGGTTACAAATTTAGACAATGAAGCTAAGCCAAATGCTAAACTGCCAAGCGATAAGCCATTTTTTGCTTTAGGAAATTTTGAGTTTGAAATTTATGAGCCTGAGCATTGCCCACTTTGTAAAAATGGAAGCAAAGCGATCAAGCCTGGAAGCAGAGGCAACTAA